One stretch of Arachis hypogaea cultivar Tifrunner chromosome 20, arahy.Tifrunner.gnm2.J5K5, whole genome shotgun sequence DNA includes these proteins:
- the LOC140183028 gene encoding uncharacterized protein, producing MAMRTKQIALDEIQGTFREQYKRIYDYGYELLRRIYVCLEACKQSFQHCRSFIGLDRCFLKTPQGGQLLTAIGWDSNDQMLPIAYAVVEVETKDSWIWFLNHLASDIGIEKMKRSTFMSDQQKSLLPTYEDVILGVDNRFCVRHLYSNFRKRFPGLHLKQMTWKCAKTTHWKDSKRYMAELKTVNQEAFRYLIAIPPRYWSRSRFTFNSKVDTLVNMSESFNSAIVDAREKSITKCVVDEQFVPKVGMISKTLEKAGKPSRDAQTTYGAKHVHASHHRNQQGSRNQTEKNLPIIHSSSRQSSGTKFYRKKKREITSQGKYRIFPNKMIPKNSGSTY from the exons ATGGCAATGAGGACTAAGCAGATTGCATTGGACGAAATTCAGGGAACCTTCCGAGAACAATATAAGAGGATATATGACTATGGATATGAGCTGTTGAGG AGGATCTACGTGTGCTTGGAAGCATGCAAGCAAAGCTTCCAGCATTGTAGGTCCTTCATTGGTCTAGATAGATGCTTTTTGAAGACACCTCAGGGTGGACAATTGCTCACTGCAATAGGTTGGGATTCGAATGACCAAATGCTACCCATTGCATATGCGGTTGTAGAGGTCGAGACCAAGGACTCATGGATTTGGTTCTTGAATCATCTTGCATCTGATATTGGGATTGAGAAGATGAAAAGATCCACATTTATGTCTGACCAACAAAAA AGTTTGTTGCCGACATATGAAGATGTTATATTAGGAGTGGACAACCGATTTTGTGTGAGACACTTATATAGCAACTTCAGGAAAAGATTTCCAGGGTTACATTTGAAGCAAATGACGTGGAAGTGTGCTAAGACGACTCATTGGAAAGATTCGAAGAGGTACATGGCCGAACTGAAAACTGTGAATCAGGAAGCTTTTCGGTACTTAATTGCTATTCCACCTAGGTATTGGTCTAGATCTAGGTTCACCTTTAATTCTAAAGTAGATACACTGGTTAACATGTCTGAGAGCTTTAACTCTGCCATAGTAGATGCTAGAGAGAAGTCTata acCAAGTGTGTTGTGGATGAACAATTTGTCCCAAAGGTCGGGATGATTTCCAAGACACTAGAAAAAGCTGGAAA ACcgagcagagatgctcaaacaacatATGGAGCTAAGCATGTTCATGCGTCGCACCATCGAAACCAACAAGGAAGCCGGAATCAGACCGAgaaaaacttaccaatcattcaTAGCAGCAGCCGGCAGTCATCGGGAACTAAGTTTTATAGAAAAAAGAAGCGAGAAATTACATCACAAGGGAAGTACAGAATATTTCCGAACAAGATGATACCAAAGAATTCGGGAAGTACCtattaa